In a single window of the Papaver somniferum cultivar HN1 chromosome 8, ASM357369v1, whole genome shotgun sequence genome:
- the LOC113302645 gene encoding F-box protein SKIP14-like isoform X1 produces the protein MTLNFSRRVFPSKPLEENSGIKIGNGYAMDGGFSEKNVGVDGYVRAHHCHHYAWDFLGNSFDSGKDIRGGGDRVNSLDRADILDILPADPFGMSATFTAAITGWIEDFETFETDSLSFIWNSAMKIHSDNEGGMMNERLNNSSCRFGERTGEEFLSLDNGDTRFDSNHREAAGEIASAMDIDGGCPEGLLFALSYLNSQDLLSVERVCKLLRSTIQGDALLWRDIHIDQPLSERITDDGLLQLASRAQGSLRTLSLVKCSRITDDGLKRVLESNPTLIKLNVPGCTKLTVEGIVKSLKTFKSTSTPGIKQLRVGGRYDVTQIHFEELMSLIGADGCKEKSNVLKPRFYGQYSLPCDDDCAMDIEACPKCQMFRMVYDCPAESCQGKKMESQLCRACKFCISRCYQCGRCINGIEYEETFCLEPLCSGCWKQVMNCQETRYCLRLFG, from the exons ATgaccttgaatttttcaaggcgGGTCTTTCCCAGTAAGCCATTGGAAGAGAATTCGGGGATTAAAATCGGTAATGGTTACGCTATGGATGGAGGATTTTCAGAGAAGAATGTGGGAGTAGATGGGTATGTACGAGCTCACCACTGTCATCATTATGCTTGGGATTTTCTTGGGAATTCTTTTGATTCTGGAAAAGATATAAGGGGTGGTGGGGACAGGGTGAATTCGCTTGATCGTGCTGACATTCTTGATATCTTACCTGCAGATCCTTTTGGCATGAGTGCAACTTTTACAGCAGCAATTACCGGATGGATCGAAGATTTTGAAACTTTCGAAACTGATAGTTTGAGTTTTATCTGGAATAGTGCTATGAAGATTCATTCGGATAATGAGGGGGGGATGATGAATGAGAGATTAAACAATTCATCTTGTAGATTTGGGGAGAGAACTGGGGAGGAGTTTTTGAGTTTGGACAATGGTGATACTCGGTTTGATAGCAATCATAGAGAAGCTGCTGGGGAGATTGCTAGTGCTATGGATATAGATGGAGGATGTCCTGAGGGTTTACTGTTTGCCCTTAGCTATCTGAATTCACAGGATCTTCTGTCTGTTGAAAGGGTCTGCAAATTATTGCGCTCAACTATTCAGGGTGATGCTCTTTTGTGGAGGGATATTCATATTGATCAGCCATTGAGTGAGCGGATTACAGACGATGGTCTTCTTCAACTAGCTAGCAGGGCTCAAGGAAGCTTGAGAACTCTGAGTCTGGTGAAATGTTCTAGGATAACAGATGATGGTCTGAAACGTGTGCTTGAAAGCAATCCAACATTAATCAAG CTGAATGTCCCAGGATGTACAAAACTAACCGTTGAGGGGATCGTGAAAAGCTTGAAGACTTTCAAGTCTACTAGTACACCAGGGATTAAACAGCTAAGAGTTGGTGGACGTTATGACGTGACACAGATACACTTCGAAGAGTTGATGTCCTTGATAGGTGCGGACGGTTGCAAAGAGAAGTCCAATGTTCTCAAGCCAAGGTTCTATGGTCAGTATTCCCTACCTTGTGATGATGATTGTGCCATGGATATTGAGGCTTGCCCGAAATGTCAGATGTTCCGGATGGTTTACGATTGTCCAGCAGAGAGCTGCCAAGGTAAAAAGATGGAATCTCAGTTATGCAGGGCATGTAAGTTTTGCATTTCACGGTGTTATCAATGTGGTCGGTGCATCAATGGCATCGAATATGAGGAAACATTTTGTTTAGAGCCGCTTTGCTCAGGTTGCTGGAAGCAGGTCATGAACTGCCAAGAGACCAGATACTGTCTTCGTCTTTTTGGCTAG
- the LOC113302645 gene encoding F-box protein SKIP14-like isoform X2, with product MDPFGMSATFTAAITGWIEDFETFETDSLSFIWNSAMKIHSDNEGGMMNERLNNSSCRFGERTGEEFLSLDNGDTRFDSNHREAAGEIASAMDIDGGCPEGLLFALSYLNSQDLLSVERVCKLLRSTIQGDALLWRDIHIDQPLSERITDDGLLQLASRAQGSLRTLSLVKCSRITDDGLKRVLESNPTLIKLNVPGCTKLTVEGIVKSLKTFKSTSTPGIKQLRVGGRYDVTQIHFEELMSLIGADGCKEKSNVLKPRFYGQYSLPCDDDCAMDIEACPKCQMFRMVYDCPAESCQGKKMESQLCRACKFCISRCYQCGRCINGIEYEETFCLEPLCSGCWKQVMNCQETRYCLRLFG from the exons ATGG ATCCTTTTGGCATGAGTGCAACTTTTACAGCAGCAATTACCGGATGGATCGAAGATTTTGAAACTTTCGAAACTGATAGTTTGAGTTTTATCTGGAATAGTGCTATGAAGATTCATTCGGATAATGAGGGGGGGATGATGAATGAGAGATTAAACAATTCATCTTGTAGATTTGGGGAGAGAACTGGGGAGGAGTTTTTGAGTTTGGACAATGGTGATACTCGGTTTGATAGCAATCATAGAGAAGCTGCTGGGGAGATTGCTAGTGCTATGGATATAGATGGAGGATGTCCTGAGGGTTTACTGTTTGCCCTTAGCTATCTGAATTCACAGGATCTTCTGTCTGTTGAAAGGGTCTGCAAATTATTGCGCTCAACTATTCAGGGTGATGCTCTTTTGTGGAGGGATATTCATATTGATCAGCCATTGAGTGAGCGGATTACAGACGATGGTCTTCTTCAACTAGCTAGCAGGGCTCAAGGAAGCTTGAGAACTCTGAGTCTGGTGAAATGTTCTAGGATAACAGATGATGGTCTGAAACGTGTGCTTGAAAGCAATCCAACATTAATCAAG CTGAATGTCCCAGGATGTACAAAACTAACCGTTGAGGGGATCGTGAAAAGCTTGAAGACTTTCAAGTCTACTAGTACACCAGGGATTAAACAGCTAAGAGTTGGTGGACGTTATGACGTGACACAGATACACTTCGAAGAGTTGATGTCCTTGATAGGTGCGGACGGTTGCAAAGAGAAGTCCAATGTTCTCAAGCCAAGGTTCTATGGTCAGTATTCCCTACCTTGTGATGATGATTGTGCCATGGATATTGAGGCTTGCCCGAAATGTCAGATGTTCCGGATGGTTTACGATTGTCCAGCAGAGAGCTGCCAAGGTAAAAAGATGGAATCTCAGTTATGCAGGGCATGTAAGTTTTGCATTTCACGGTGTTATCAATGTGGTCGGTGCATCAATGGCATCGAATATGAGGAAACATTTTGTTTAGAGCCGCTTTGCTCAGGTTGCTGGAAGCAGGTCATGAACTGCCAAGAGACCAGATACTGTCTTCGTCTTTTTGGCTAG